A stretch of the Vibrio sp. HB236076 genome encodes the following:
- a CDS encoding DUF2057 family protein, translating to MKKSFILVGLMLSAFNSYAEVSIEVPDTIQILAVNQQAPKLEGHFFASQKNLTLADGENQIVFRYRPYFDKGSEQVIVESKVIIARFHATKENLRFELPHYRDIDQAQEAIADLQWRLLNQDNHPIELTQDRLIKEGIQIGRDYVLEVKAYNQNGGKAAVLSKPLTGPDNSVEQALHYWYQQADADTRQKFKAFINQQ from the coding sequence ATGAAAAAATCATTTATTCTAGTCGGGTTAATGTTGAGCGCTTTCAACAGTTATGCTGAGGTCAGTATCGAGGTGCCAGATACGATCCAAATTTTAGCGGTCAACCAACAGGCGCCAAAACTCGAAGGCCATTTTTTTGCAAGCCAGAAAAACCTCACCCTTGCCGACGGCGAAAACCAAATCGTTTTTCGTTACCGTCCCTATTTTGATAAAGGCAGTGAACAGGTGATTGTCGAAAGCAAAGTCATTATTGCTCGATTTCATGCAACGAAAGAAAACCTTCGGTTTGAGCTGCCCCATTATCGCGATATTGACCAAGCGCAAGAGGCCATTGCTGATTTGCAATGGCGGTTACTCAATCAAGATAATCACCCAATTGAGCTCACGCAAGACAGACTGATCAAAGAAGGGATTCAAATCGGCCGAGACTACGTGCTCGAGGTTAAAGCTTACAACCAAAATGGCGGTAAAGCGGCTGTGTTGAGCAAACCCCTTACCGGTCCAGACAACAGTGTCGAGCAAGCACTGCATTATTGGTACCAACAAGCCGATGCCGACACTAGGCAGAAATTTAAAGCCTTTATTAACCAGCAATAA
- a CDS encoding DUF368 domain-containing protein, translated as MSILKTVLKGIAMGAADVVPGVSGGTIAFITGIYDKLLESIRRINPSLWRLYRQQGFSALWQNINGTFLVALFSGILFSIATLAKGISWLLSHHPIPTWSFFFGLILVSVYHMLTQVDKKRFHHFVLLSVAVAFAYFITVQNPIDLSFNLMTVFFAGMIAICAMILPGISGSFILLLIGMYTPILSAIKSAQFEVIGIFILGCITGLLCFSHLLSWLLRQYRHATMMTLTGLMIGTLPKIWPWKETLTWRINSHGEKVPNQEHNLSPWQFEQTLHQDPQVLMAVVMAALAIALVLVLERKTRA; from the coding sequence ATGTCAATACTCAAAACCGTGTTGAAAGGCATTGCTATGGGCGCTGCCGACGTCGTACCTGGTGTCTCAGGAGGAACGATTGCTTTTATAACGGGTATATACGATAAATTACTCGAAAGTATTCGCCGTATTAACCCCTCTTTGTGGCGTCTTTATCGTCAACAGGGATTTTCCGCGCTGTGGCAGAACATCAACGGGACGTTTCTGGTCGCTTTGTTTTCTGGCATATTGTTCAGCATTGCCACCTTAGCCAAAGGCATCTCTTGGCTCCTTAGCCACCATCCAATCCCCACTTGGTCATTCTTTTTTGGCTTAATTTTGGTGTCGGTTTATCACATGCTCACTCAAGTTGATAAAAAGCGATTTCATCATTTTGTGTTACTGTCTGTGGCTGTGGCTTTTGCCTATTTTATTACCGTACAAAACCCGATCGATTTATCTTTTAATTTAATGACGGTTTTCTTCGCCGGTATGATAGCAATCTGTGCCATGATACTACCCGGTATTTCTGGCAGCTTTATATTGTTGTTAATCGGGATGTACACTCCGATTTTATCGGCAATTAAAAGCGCGCAGTTCGAGGTGATTGGCATTTTTATCTTGGGTTGCATTACCGGCTTGTTGTGTTTTTCACATTTGTTATCTTGGCTGTTAAGGCAATATCGCCATGCCACAATGATGACCTTAACCGGGCTCATGATCGGTACATTACCTAAGATTTGGCCTTGGAAGGAAACCCTGACCTGGCGAATCAATTCACACGGTGAGAAGGTGCCTAACCAAGAGCACAACTTATCGCCTTGGCAATTTGAACAAACACTTCACCAAGACCCGCAAGTGTTGATGGCGGTAGTCATGGCTGCGCTTGCTATTGCTCTGGTTTTGGTATTAGAAAGAAAAACCCGCGCTTAA
- a CDS encoding glycogen/starch/alpha-glucan phosphorylase codes for MTTQEASFDQQAFKQSVIRHLSATYATTQDNATPRNWYLAMGSALAEQTVLTMLNTETDPVITQSKQLSYLSLEFLIGRLTGNNLISLGVYQQVEQVMSELGQPLVDLLENERDPSLGNGGLGRLAACFMDSLATLEYPTVGYGLHYEYGLFKQSFEQGRQKEAPDAWCGVEGYPWEIARPEIAQNIGFFGHVEVYQEAGKERRRWVPGMEVKAMPWDIPVVGYQNNSVYPLRLWECRAVAPFSLESFNNGNYFEAQHALIDAGNITKVLYPNDNHQKGKTLRLMQQYFHSAASIHDILRRHLAQNRSLASLPEFHTVQLNDTHPAIAIPELMRLFVDQYQLEWDEAWAICSKTFAYTNHTLLPEALETWDEALIQQLLPRHMEIIYEINHRFLIEVRKKWPGDVAKQQKLSIIQDGFHRMVRMANLSVVGSYAVNGVAELHSSLVKKDLFPEFDLMFPQRLTNVTNGITPRRWLKFCNPALSALIDSHIGENWPKHLQQLQELTPLADDKEFQKSFMDIKLDNKAKLAEWVKAHLDVEIDPSALFDVQIKRLHEYKRQHLNLLHILSLYYRLKNDASFTMAPRVFFFAAKAAPGYHLAKEIIFAINKVAEKINNDPQVCEHLKVVFIPDYRVSIAELIIPAADLSEQISTAGKEASGTGNMKLSLNGALTIGTLDGANVEIQQEVGDDHIFIFGLTVDEVSELRQQGYNPFDYYHNDELLKASMDLLLGDEFTPGEPGKLRAVYDSLLDGGDPYLCLADFAAYEKAQREVDALYLQPERWAKSAILNTARMGKFSSDRSIQDYVERIWHLDVAAR; via the coding sequence ATGACAACCCAAGAAGCTTCATTTGATCAACAGGCCTTTAAGCAAAGCGTTATTCGCCATTTATCCGCAACCTATGCCACAACGCAAGACAATGCGACGCCCCGCAATTGGTACTTGGCGATGGGCAGTGCATTGGCCGAACAGACGGTACTGACCATGCTCAATACTGAAACGGATCCGGTTATCACTCAATCGAAGCAGTTAAGCTACCTGTCTCTTGAATTCTTGATTGGGCGTTTAACGGGTAACAACTTGATTAGTCTGGGCGTTTACCAACAAGTTGAACAAGTGATGAGTGAGCTTGGCCAGCCATTGGTGGATTTACTTGAAAATGAGCGTGACCCCTCACTGGGCAACGGTGGCCTTGGACGATTGGCCGCGTGTTTTATGGATTCGCTGGCAACGTTAGAGTACCCAACCGTAGGCTATGGCCTTCATTATGAGTACGGCTTATTTAAGCAGTCTTTTGAACAAGGGCGACAAAAAGAAGCCCCGGATGCTTGGTGTGGGGTTGAAGGGTATCCGTGGGAGATCGCCCGCCCAGAAATTGCGCAAAACATAGGCTTTTTTGGTCATGTTGAGGTTTATCAAGAGGCGGGTAAAGAGCGCCGTCGCTGGGTGCCCGGGATGGAAGTGAAAGCCATGCCTTGGGACATACCTGTGGTGGGGTATCAAAATAACTCGGTTTATCCTTTGCGTTTGTGGGAGTGTCGAGCAGTTGCGCCTTTTTCGCTGGAAAGTTTCAATAATGGCAACTATTTCGAAGCCCAGCACGCTTTGATTGACGCTGGCAATATCACTAAGGTGCTCTATCCAAACGATAACCACCAAAAAGGCAAAACGCTGCGTCTGATGCAGCAATATTTTCACAGTGCGGCCTCGATTCACGACATTTTAAGACGCCACCTTGCCCAAAATCGTTCACTGGCATCACTGCCAGAGTTTCACACCGTACAGCTCAATGATACCCACCCAGCCATTGCCATCCCTGAGCTGATGCGTCTTTTTGTCGATCAATACCAATTAGAGTGGGACGAGGCATGGGCGATTTGTAGCAAGACCTTTGCTTATACGAACCATACCTTGTTGCCTGAGGCCCTTGAAACCTGGGATGAAGCACTGATTCAGCAACTGCTGCCAAGGCACATGGAAATCATTTACGAAATTAACCACAGATTCTTGATTGAAGTTCGCAAAAAATGGCCTGGTGATGTGGCTAAGCAACAAAAACTGTCGATTATCCAAGATGGGTTCCATCGCATGGTACGCATGGCTAACTTGTCTGTGGTCGGGTCTTATGCCGTCAACGGCGTAGCAGAGTTACACTCATCACTGGTAAAAAAAGACTTGTTTCCTGAGTTCGATTTGATGTTTCCTCAGCGCTTGACCAATGTCACCAACGGGATAACACCAAGGCGCTGGCTTAAATTTTGTAATCCAGCCTTGTCTGCTCTGATTGATAGTCACATCGGTGAAAACTGGCCTAAGCATTTGCAACAACTGCAAGAGTTGACGCCTCTAGCGGACGACAAAGAATTTCAAAAGTCGTTTATGGACATCAAGCTGGATAATAAAGCCAAATTGGCCGAATGGGTGAAAGCGCATCTCGATGTCGAGATTGACCCAAGCGCATTGTTTGATGTTCAAATTAAACGTCTGCACGAGTACAAACGCCAGCACCTGAATTTATTACACATTTTATCGCTGTATTACCGCCTTAAAAACGATGCCAGTTTTACCATGGCACCAAGAGTGTTTTTCTTTGCCGCGAAAGCGGCGCCAGGGTACCACCTTGCAAAAGAGATTATCTTTGCCATCAATAAGGTTGCCGAAAAAATTAATAACGACCCACAAGTGTGTGAGCACTTAAAAGTGGTCTTTATACCCGATTATCGCGTCAGTATTGCCGAGTTAATTATTCCGGCTGCGGATTTGTCCGAACAAATCTCGACGGCAGGTAAGGAGGCATCAGGGACGGGGAATATGAAACTGTCACTGAATGGCGCCTTAACGATCGGCACTCTAGATGGGGCGAATGTCGAAATTCAACAAGAAGTGGGTGACGATCACATCTTCATTTTTGGCTTAACGGTGGATGAAGTGTCTGAACTGCGTCAACAAGGCTATAACCCCTTTGATTATTACCATAACGATGAATTGTTAAAAGCCTCGATGGACTTGTTATTGGGCGACGAATTTACGCCTGGTGAACCGGGTAAATTGCGCGCTGTCTATGACAGTTTGCTCGATGGCGGCGATCCCTATTTGTGTTTGGCAGACTTTGCGGCTTATGAAAAAGCACAACGCGAGGTCGATGCTCTGTACTTGCAACCTGAGCGATGGGCCAAATCGGCTATCTTGAACACGGCAAGAATGGGGAAATTTAGCTCTGATCGCTCTATTCAAGATTACGTTGAACGCATTTGGCACTTGGACGTTGCCGCTCGATAA
- the malQ gene encoding 4-alpha-glucanotransferase: MEPAEKISEEVIVELAKRANLSQRYINAWGQETDIDSQVQLNLLACLGYDTRSEDALRLSAEKINKPDIIAPLTVIKQGEAVEIALNLGVTVRPSDFQWQLKSSKGECFEGYLQAAVVRDERKQGGALFIHLPVELECGYHQLTVIRKRRRHPYQVQVAIVPQQCYQAPALAAGEKLWGPSVQLYSLRSEHNWGIGDFGDLKLLVSEMAQRGADFIGLNPIHALFPANPEAVSPYSPSSRRWLNTLYIDVTSVAEFSHCETAQERVGSTEFQHKIEQARQSDWVDYRLVSELKLEVLFLLYQDFVQRHLLTHSQRGQDFVEFVEQGGASLTHQATFDAIHCQQQNDDKTVWGWPVFDEAFRHFHAKGSQAFVLDNKEKVDFFKYLQWVAAQQLDEAQGLANALGMKIGLYRDLAVGVADSGSETWADEGQLVLSASIGAPPDVLGPKGQNWGLPPWDPRQLQQNGYQSFIALLRENMKDCGALRIDHILGLLRLWWIPRTGGADQGGYVNNPVEDLLGLLALESHLAKCSVIGEALGTVPEEIKQQLLDTGIYAFIVYFFEQSKHDGGIVSPEHHQPKSIATLCTHDMPTLTGYWHCHDLKMGQEFGLYDDPDILKRLYDERLADKQSILNSLHWYQRLPSHIGHDARYVPMDDTLALALHQHLALGSSSLMAVQLEDWLGMELPVNIPGTVEEYPNWRRKLSVTIEDLFNHQQVERLAVTIDQARKLN, from the coding sequence ATGGAACCTGCAGAAAAAATCAGTGAAGAAGTGATTGTTGAGTTGGCAAAAAGAGCCAATTTATCGCAACGATATATCAATGCTTGGGGGCAAGAGACCGACATTGATAGTCAAGTTCAGTTAAACTTATTGGCTTGCTTGGGCTATGACACGCGAAGTGAAGATGCGCTGCGTCTGTCGGCTGAAAAAATCAATAAGCCAGATATTATTGCGCCTTTAACGGTGATTAAACAAGGAGAGGCAGTCGAAATTGCCTTAAACCTTGGCGTCACCGTTCGGCCCAGTGACTTTCAATGGCAGCTTAAATCAAGCAAAGGTGAATGCTTTGAAGGTTACTTGCAAGCAGCGGTCGTAAGAGATGAGCGAAAACAAGGGGGGGCACTGTTCATACACCTTCCCGTTGAGCTGGAATGTGGTTATCACCAACTGACGGTGATTCGCAAGCGTCGCCGTCATCCTTATCAAGTTCAAGTGGCGATTGTCCCTCAGCAGTGCTACCAAGCACCGGCATTAGCGGCGGGGGAAAAATTATGGGGTCCGAGTGTTCAGTTATACTCATTGCGCAGTGAACATAACTGGGGTATTGGCGATTTTGGTGATCTAAAATTGTTAGTGAGTGAAATGGCGCAACGAGGGGCCGATTTTATCGGCTTAAACCCAATACACGCGCTTTTTCCCGCCAACCCTGAAGCCGTCAGTCCTTATAGTCCATCGTCACGACGTTGGCTAAATACCTTGTATATCGATGTGACCTCCGTTGCTGAATTTTCACATTGTGAAACGGCGCAAGAGCGAGTGGGCAGTACTGAGTTTCAACACAAAATTGAACAGGCAAGGCAAAGTGATTGGGTCGATTATCGTTTGGTGAGTGAGTTAAAACTCGAGGTGTTGTTTTTGCTGTATCAAGACTTTGTACAGCGACATTTACTGACGCACTCACAGCGTGGGCAAGACTTTGTCGAATTTGTCGAGCAGGGGGGAGCAAGCTTAACTCATCAAGCGACATTTGACGCCATTCACTGTCAACAACAAAACGACGATAAAACCGTATGGGGTTGGCCCGTATTTGATGAAGCTTTTCGCCATTTCCACGCGAAAGGTTCACAAGCTTTTGTGTTGGATAATAAAGAAAAGGTAGATTTCTTCAAATATTTACAATGGGTTGCAGCCCAGCAACTCGATGAGGCGCAGGGTTTAGCCAATGCCTTAGGGATGAAGATTGGGTTGTATCGCGATCTCGCCGTTGGTGTGGCAGACTCAGGCAGTGAAACCTGGGCTGATGAGGGGCAATTGGTGCTTTCTGCCAGTATCGGCGCTCCGCCAGATGTCCTGGGACCGAAAGGTCAAAATTGGGGCTTGCCACCGTGGGATCCTCGGCAACTACAACAAAATGGTTATCAAAGTTTTATTGCCTTGTTACGCGAAAATATGAAAGATTGCGGCGCGCTGCGTATTGATCATATTTTAGGTTTACTGCGTTTGTGGTGGATTCCCAGAACGGGGGGAGCGGATCAAGGCGGTTATGTTAATAACCCAGTAGAAGATTTACTCGGCTTGTTAGCGCTAGAATCTCACCTTGCGAAGTGCAGTGTGATTGGCGAGGCATTGGGGACGGTGCCTGAAGAGATCAAACAACAGCTTCTCGATACCGGTATTTATGCTTTTATCGTCTATTTCTTTGAGCAATCAAAACACGATGGTGGAATCGTGTCCCCAGAGCATCATCAACCTAAGTCGATTGCGACCTTGTGTACCCATGATATGCCGACGTTGACAGGGTATTGGCATTGCCACGATCTTAAAATGGGGCAAGAATTTGGTCTGTATGATGATCCTGACATCCTAAAGCGATTGTACGATGAAAGACTGGCTGATAAACAAAGTATCCTCAATAGTTTGCATTGGTATCAGCGTTTACCCAGTCACATTGGGCACGACGCGCGGTATGTGCCGATGGATGACACGCTAGCCTTAGCGCTGCATCAACATTTGGCGCTGGGCTCTTCGTCCTTGATGGCGGTGCAGTTAGAAGATTGGTTAGGAATGGAGTTACCGGTCAATATTCCCGGTACGGTTGAGGAGTACCCCAATTGGCGCCGAAAACTGTCGGTGACTATCGAGGACTTGTTTAACCATCAACAGGTAGAGAGGTTAGCGGTCACAATTGACCAAGCAAGAAAGCTCAATTAG
- the glgB gene encoding 1,4-alpha-glucan branching protein GlgB, with translation MHCHPRHTKQVIAQLSAANFADPFSFLGPYQSDKNVALRVWSPEAERVFLSLGDERFALVGDQGVFTLESSLDLTDQYYTLLAQKGDQEWLIEDPYQFHDIYCAFETLHQADKMAQALGSHCVTLQRGEASISGVRFLVYAPHASSVSVIGEFNHWDGRLCPMQKLDYGVWGIFIPNLPEGTRYKFEIKGPDGTGLPHKADPWGYYAEQYPSFASVVYDHSQYQWQDTAWQNRQHKPLHQQPISIYEVHLGSWKRHENGQVLTYRELAEQLIPYVVSLGYTHIELMPISEYPFDGSWGYQPVGLFAPTSRYGKPDDFKFFVDQCHQAGIGVILDWVPAHFPADGHGLANFDGTPLFHDPDPRRGWHPDWNSFIYDLGKEHVRRFLLANVLFWLDKYHIDGIRVDAVASMLYLDYSREDGQWIANQDGGNQNYDAINFFRWVNEQVYLHFPKAMTIAEESTAFPGVTAPTEYGGLGFGFKWNMGWMHDSLNYIQKEPIYRQYHHHDITFPLIYAHSENYVLSLSHDEVVHGKRALLDKMPGDEWQKTANLRAYLAYMYGQPGKKLNFMGYELGQTAEWNHDDQLQWFLLQFDRHQGIQRLVSELNDVYKNTPALYQNDRESQGFEWRKQDDSQASIIAHERIGLDGQRVLIITNFTPVPHDQYCLGVPKAGRYQLLLNSDNAVYGGSDYSVLSEVTTKVSAQDGQAQSLCLRLPPLATVFYRYLD, from the coding sequence TTGCATTGTCATCCACGTCATACCAAGCAAGTTATTGCTCAATTGTCAGCGGCAAATTTTGCTGATCCTTTCAGTTTTTTAGGCCCGTATCAGTCCGATAAAAATGTTGCTTTACGAGTGTGGTCACCAGAAGCCGAGCGCGTTTTTTTGTCTTTAGGTGATGAGCGGTTCGCCCTTGTTGGCGACCAAGGTGTCTTTACTCTTGAATCCTCATTAGATTTGACTGACCAATACTACACCTTACTCGCGCAAAAAGGTGATCAAGAGTGGCTGATTGAAGACCCATATCAATTTCACGATATTTACTGCGCCTTTGAGACACTTCACCAGGCCGATAAAATGGCGCAAGCGCTTGGCAGCCACTGTGTGACTTTACAGCGAGGTGAGGCGTCGATTTCCGGGGTGCGCTTTTTAGTCTATGCCCCTCACGCCTCTTCGGTCAGTGTGATTGGAGAGTTTAATCACTGGGATGGTCGACTGTGTCCGATGCAAAAGCTAGACTACGGTGTGTGGGGGATTTTTATCCCTAACTTGCCAGAGGGGACGCGTTATAAGTTTGAAATTAAGGGACCTGATGGCACTGGACTCCCTCATAAAGCGGATCCTTGGGGCTATTATGCGGAGCAATACCCTTCTTTCGCCTCTGTTGTTTATGATCACAGCCAATATCAATGGCAAGACACTGCTTGGCAAAATCGTCAACACAAGCCATTACATCAGCAACCCATATCGATTTATGAAGTGCATTTAGGCTCGTGGAAACGTCATGAAAACGGCCAGGTGTTAACCTATCGCGAGTTAGCAGAGCAGCTGATCCCTTATGTTGTTTCTCTTGGCTATACCCATATTGAACTGATGCCGATTTCGGAATACCCCTTTGATGGCTCTTGGGGGTATCAACCGGTGGGATTATTTGCTCCCACCAGTCGTTACGGCAAACCCGATGACTTTAAATTCTTTGTCGATCAGTGTCATCAAGCCGGCATTGGCGTTATTTTGGACTGGGTACCGGCTCATTTCCCAGCCGATGGTCACGGCTTAGCGAACTTTGATGGCACGCCGTTATTTCACGACCCCGACCCACGTCGCGGTTGGCATCCGGATTGGAACTCCTTTATTTACGACTTAGGCAAAGAACACGTCAGGCGATTTTTGTTGGCCAATGTCCTGTTCTGGCTAGATAAATATCATATCGATGGCATCCGTGTTGATGCCGTTGCCTCAATGCTGTATTTGGATTATTCCCGAGAAGACGGCCAATGGATTGCCAATCAAGACGGCGGCAATCAAAACTACGATGCGATCAATTTTTTCCGGTGGGTCAACGAGCAAGTTTACCTCCATTTCCCCAAAGCCATGACGATTGCAGAAGAGTCGACGGCTTTTCCTGGTGTGACCGCGCCCACGGAATACGGTGGTTTGGGCTTTGGTTTTAAGTGGAACATGGGTTGGATGCATGATTCACTCAACTATATTCAAAAAGAGCCTATTTATCGACAATACCATCATCACGACATCACCTTTCCACTGATTTACGCCCACAGTGAAAATTACGTTTTATCACTGTCTCATGATGAAGTGGTGCACGGAAAAAGAGCCCTGTTAGACAAAATGCCAGGTGATGAATGGCAAAAGACGGCAAACTTGAGAGCCTACTTGGCCTATATGTATGGTCAGCCAGGTAAAAAACTCAACTTTATGGGTTATGAGCTCGGGCAAACCGCCGAGTGGAATCACGATGACCAACTGCAGTGGTTTTTGTTGCAATTTGATCGCCATCAGGGCATTCAGCGTCTCGTGTCTGAACTTAACGACGTGTATAAAAATACCCCTGCACTTTATCAAAACGATCGAGAGTCACAAGGGTTTGAGTGGCGTAAACAAGACGATAGTCAGGCGAGTATTATTGCTCACGAGCGGATTGGACTTGATGGACAACGCGTGTTGATTATTACCAATTTCACTCCTGTACCTCATGATCAATATTGCTTGGGGGTGCCAAAGGCTGGGCGTTACCAGTTGCTGCTAAACTCGGATAATGCCGTTTATGGCGGCAGTGATTACTCGGTATTGTCAGAGGTGACAACCAAAGTGAGCGCTCAAGATGGGCAAGCTCAATCGCTGTGTTTACGCCTCCCACCCCTAGCGACGGTTTTTTACCGCTATCTCGACTAA
- the malT gene encoding HTH-type transcriptional regulator MalT, with product MNESKGVKKSHGQLPWIRHKNQCATYPQEWPIRRRLDTLLHRHDRHYQCIFIEAPAGFGKTELMRHWYNTVDNKGWLTLDVDDSDPQRLIYHFLKACSLACQHPMTRCFDWLAQDNVEQALETALLILQDQPRRMYVFIDDIHEVASTDAFAMLSKWFKPLAYSITLILSSRQKMPFATAKRVLSKQDALITATQLALTEEEAQLSAPISATQADAYIAYTSGWPACFQLLCQSSEPITIDPQDLPSLDPDTKKGVLHSAIYQYVTEEVIAPLPLDLQSALLDLSLFDTVNNALLHAWPFETNIEHAVEQLTTRFHLLSRSRDGQLGMPAVLKGSLAQLRKQRFSQQQQALSHRQAVDTFLDLQDHSAALRHALASQELTILESILNQHGWQLLNSGQSVLVEQALNQLPYPHILAQPEITVLQAWVHQGHSQFGQVERCLLESEQYCTQNKINWSRSASGRYCALLAQIAMNRHQADKGKRLAKEALDNIPADDYRSQMLATSVLGESNLVQGHLLRALSLTQQSERLARRHQGHQQVLWSLIQQNEIYLAQGRTQHAYQHQERLFQFVQDYHLSNHSLHEMVIRLRVKLLWHWGRFDEAMSYCQQQPSNDGEHAASHDLYRQALMAMIMYADPIKKNCFIDWDSLSDTLTTGEYHPDWVAQASSALIYHWVERGNQHALVDWQKNHSLPNTFCNHFDQLQGRNHIRVLRFQAQFKQAIHLTHQLIDTCHHHQLNFDCQLNEILLAALYVDNGQKTKAREVLSQVLPKVQSSGIVTAFCLESSRLLELLNDWQDDGARHPWPKHHLQYLQKAMQQSQYSERNAETTLFAPAFVEQLLHRETDVPEFIRTSPLTPREWQVLGFIWLGLSNEEIACKMDVAYTTIKSHIRNLYQKLAISSRKQAKQKAQALMDLMH from the coding sequence ATGAATGAAAGCAAAGGCGTAAAAAAAAGCCACGGTCAATTACCCTGGATACGGCACAAAAATCAATGCGCCACGTATCCACAAGAATGGCCTATTCGCCGCCGCTTAGACACCCTACTCCATCGCCATGACAGACATTACCAGTGCATTTTCATCGAGGCGCCAGCCGGCTTTGGCAAAACCGAACTGATGCGGCATTGGTATAATACTGTTGACAACAAAGGTTGGTTAACGCTTGATGTCGATGACAGTGATCCTCAGCGCCTGATCTATCATTTTTTAAAAGCCTGCTCTCTCGCCTGCCAACATCCCATGACCCGGTGTTTTGACTGGTTAGCCCAAGACAACGTCGAGCAAGCACTTGAAACGGCTCTTCTCATTTTACAAGACCAGCCCCGCCGCATGTATGTGTTTATTGATGATATCCATGAAGTGGCAAGCACGGATGCTTTCGCGATGTTATCGAAGTGGTTCAAGCCGTTGGCGTACTCAATCACACTGATCCTCAGTTCACGCCAAAAAATGCCTTTTGCCACCGCGAAACGCGTGCTCTCTAAGCAGGACGCATTAATCACTGCAACACAACTGGCACTGACTGAAGAAGAAGCACAACTCAGCGCACCCATAAGCGCAACACAAGCTGATGCATACATTGCTTATACCTCGGGCTGGCCTGCTTGTTTTCAACTGCTGTGCCAATCTTCAGAGCCAATCACCATCGACCCTCAAGATTTACCCTCTCTTGATCCCGACACAAAAAAGGGCGTTCTTCACTCGGCGATATACCAATACGTAACAGAAGAAGTCATTGCACCGCTGCCCTTAGACTTACAATCTGCCTTACTCGACTTGTCGCTGTTTGATACCGTCAACAACGCCTTACTTCACGCTTGGCCTTTTGAAACAAATATCGAGCACGCCGTTGAGCAATTGACCACACGCTTTCATTTACTCAGCCGTTCTCGTGACGGCCAACTGGGTATGCCGGCCGTATTAAAAGGCAGCTTAGCTCAACTAAGAAAGCAGCGTTTCAGTCAACAACAACAGGCATTAAGTCATCGGCAAGCCGTTGATACTTTTCTTGATTTACAAGACCACTCCGCCGCTTTACGGCATGCATTGGCAAGTCAAGAACTCACAATTTTAGAATCGATACTCAATCAGCACGGATGGCAACTGTTAAACAGTGGTCAAAGTGTATTGGTCGAACAGGCGCTCAATCAACTTCCTTACCCGCATATTCTGGCCCAACCGGAAATTACCGTCTTACAAGCTTGGGTTCATCAAGGGCACAGCCAATTTGGACAGGTTGAGCGCTGCCTCCTTGAGTCAGAGCAATATTGCACACAAAATAAGATCAATTGGTCGCGGTCGGCATCAGGCCGTTACTGTGCGTTATTAGCCCAAATTGCCATGAATCGACACCAGGCTGACAAAGGCAAGCGATTGGCCAAAGAAGCCTTAGATAACATCCCCGCCGATGACTATCGCAGCCAAATGCTAGCGACCTCTGTGCTCGGTGAGAGCAACTTAGTACAAGGGCATTTACTCCGGGCATTATCCTTAACACAGCAAAGTGAACGATTGGCCAGACGGCATCAAGGGCATCAACAAGTGCTTTGGTCTTTGATACAACAAAATGAAATTTACCTCGCTCAAGGACGTACTCAACACGCCTATCAGCATCAAGAGCGTTTATTTCAATTTGTTCAAGACTATCACCTGTCCAACCATTCCTTGCACGAGATGGTCATTCGTTTGCGAGTCAAGCTGCTTTGGCACTGGGGACGCTTCGATGAGGCCATGTCTTACTGCCAGCAACAACCATCAAATGATGGCGAACACGCCGCGTCACATGACCTCTATCGTCAAGCGTTAATGGCAATGATAATGTATGCCGATCCGATTAAAAAAAATTGCTTCATCGATTGGGATTCGCTCAGTGATACCTTAACAACGGGTGAATACCACCCCGATTGGGTTGCTCAAGCATCGTCTGCATTGATCTATCATTGGGTAGAGCGAGGCAACCAGCATGCGTTAGTCGATTGGCAGAAAAACCATTCCCTTCCCAATACCTTCTGCAACCACTTTGATCAATTACAAGGCAGAAATCACATTCGTGTCCTGCGTTTTCAAGCTCAGTTCAAACAAGCGATTCATTTGACTCACCAGCTCATCGATACCTGTCATCACCATCAACTAAATTTTGACTGCCAGCTCAATGAAATTCTCTTGGCCGCCTTATACGTTGACAATGGACAGAAAACCAAAGCCCGTGAAGTCCTCAGTCAAGTCTTACCCAAAGTGCAGTCAAGCGGAATCGTCACGGCTTTTTGTTTAGAATCATCCCGTCTGCTTGAACTGCTAAACGATTGGCAAGACGATGGCGCACGACACCCTTGGCCGAAACACCACTTGCAGTACCTGCAAAAAGCGATGCAACAAAGCCAATATTCAGAGCGAAATGCAGAAACCACATTATTTGCTCCCGCCTTTGTCGAACAACTCCTCCATCGCGAGACTGACGTGCCTGAATTTATTCGCACTAGCCCGCTCACACCGAGAGAATGGCAAGTACTTGGCTTTATTTGGCTCGGATTGAGCAACGAAGAAATTGCCTGCAAGATGGACGTGGCGTACACCACAATCAAGAGCCATATTCGCAACCTATACCAAAAACTTGCAATAAGCAGTCGCAAGCAAGCGAAACAAAAAGCACAAGCCTTGATGGATTTAATGCATTAG